The following are from one region of the Microcoleus sp. FACHB-831 genome:
- a CDS encoding transposase produces the protein MSLIAALKAGNFVRAHDFFRFWQPSLVQDVVGRMLAAAITTGDVIVIDNASFHRSQNIDEIVSAGCEIWYLPPYSPDLMP, from the coding sequence GTGAGTTTGATTGCGGCGCTCAAGGCAGGAAACTTTGTTCGCGCCCATGACTTTTTTAGGTTCTGGCAACCGAGCCTTGTTCAAGATGTGGTTGGCAGAATGCTTGCTGCCGCAATTACAACTGGGGATGTGATTGTTATCGATAACGCGAGTTTTCACCGCTCCCAGAACATTGATGAAATCGTTTCAGCCGGATGTGAGATTTGGTATCTACCTCCCTATTCTCCAGACTTAATGCCTTGA
- a CDS encoding Calx-beta domain-containing protein: MPAINLSSTSSSPYFQEFNTLANIGTTNSWADDSTISGWYSNRTTYRASSGTDNSGALYSFGSSSSTDRALGSVASGGTNTIYYGASFVNDTASTLSSLDISYNGEQWRNGGSTSTTPSVPQKLDFAYQVGATSLTSGTWTEFDALDFTSPIATATAGALDGNAAANRTALSATLSGLNLAPGQQVWLRWQDVNDAGNDHGLAIDDLSVSTGITPVPGSPILTIEAIDPTAREVSSGGSMETGTFRLTRSSGFNEALTVNYTVATGVGQATNGTDYTPALTGTVSFSVDRATVDIAIAPVDDSEIEGSETVTLTLVDGNNYDLGSSTTAAIVVEDNDVAITRIRDIQGTSHLSPLVGQTVTTTGIVTAKRSNGFYIQDAAPDANNATSEGIFVFTSSAPTVAVGDDVQVGGTVAEFRSGGANSTNLTVTQLTSPLISRLSSGNALPTATILGTGGRAIPNTVIEDDASGSVETTGTFDPANDGIDFYESLEGMLVQVNNATAVSPTSDFGEIWVLADNGAGATGVNSRGGITISQGDFNPERIQIDDTLISAEPTVNVGDKLGTVVGVIDYSFGNFELLNTTPLTATAGGLQREVTDLVGNSDQLTVATFNVENLDPSDGATKFNALAAAIVNNLKSPDIITVEEIQDNNGAVNDSIVDASVTFQTLINAIAAQGGPTYEFRQINPVDDRDGGEPGGNIRVGFLFNSSRVSFVDRPGGTSTSDTTVVNASGTPELSASPGRIDPTNSAFNSSRKPLVGEFVFNGQTVFVIGNHFNSKGGDQPLFGVSQPPLLSSEVQREQQATIVRDFVQNLLAVNPNANVVVAGDLNDFQFSDPVNILEGAGLTTLIEKLPYEEQYTYNFEGNAQALDHIMVSDNLVSQFAGFDVVHINSEFADQISDHDPSIARFNLPLPTISITASGNPAEAESIPGTFTLSRGTSTSGDLVVNFAVNGSASFGSDYSITGADFTNGTATILNGQSSVTVTLLPIDDAIAEPVETIQLTLTASSKYKLGNNAIANLAIADNDFNPINGTNKPDNITGTDANDRVKSGNGDDVVNGGVGDDAIEGENGDDTLKGGVGRDTLNGGRGNDLLIGGADQDILIGGQGSDVFRFESVADLGDTISDFSVNSDRIDVSQLLSSVNYGGCNPFADNYLNYKQLDGGKTIVLFDRDGGENSFEFESLATLEGVTDINKNGFII; this comes from the coding sequence ACCTACCGAGCCAGTAGTGGAACAGATAACAGTGGCGCACTTTACAGCTTTGGTAGTTCCTCATCCACCGATCGAGCGTTAGGATCAGTTGCCTCTGGAGGCACAAATACTATCTATTATGGGGCGAGCTTCGTCAACGACACTGCTAGTACTCTCTCCTCTCTTGATATCAGCTACAATGGCGAACAATGGCGGAACGGCGGCAGTACCTCAACAACTCCTTCTGTTCCTCAGAAGCTAGATTTTGCCTACCAAGTGGGTGCAACGAGCCTAACATCAGGAACCTGGACTGAGTTTGATGCCCTAGACTTTACAAGTCCGATCGCAACCGCAACGGCAGGTGCGCTAGATGGCAATGCGGCTGCAAACCGCACAGCTTTATCAGCGACCTTAAGCGGGCTAAACCTTGCTCCCGGTCAGCAAGTTTGGCTGCGCTGGCAAGATGTCAACGATGCAGGAAACGATCACGGGTTAGCGATCGACGATCTTTCAGTCAGTACTGGGATTACCCCTGTTCCGGGTTCACCAATTCTCACGATTGAGGCGATTGACCCCACTGCTAGAGAAGTCAGCTCTGGTGGCTCAATGGAAACAGGAACGTTTAGATTGACACGATCGAGCGGTTTCAACGAGGCACTGACAGTAAATTACACGGTTGCAACTGGGGTCGGTCAAGCAACGAATGGAACTGATTACACACCTGCTTTAACTGGGACTGTTAGCTTCTCAGTAGATCGGGCAACTGTGGATATTGCGATCGCCCCCGTCGATGACAGTGAAATTGAAGGCAGCGAGACAGTCACCCTCACCTTAGTTGACGGAAATAATTACGACCTGGGTAGCTCTACTACCGCAGCGATCGTCGTTGAAGACAACGATGTTGCAATCACCCGAATTCGAGACATTCAGGGCACAAGTCACCTCTCACCTCTGGTGGGTCAGACTGTGACAACAACGGGAATTGTAACAGCAAAACGTTCTAATGGCTTTTACATCCAGGATGCAGCGCCGGATGCTAACAATGCAACGTCTGAAGGGATTTTTGTTTTCACCTCATCAGCGCCGACGGTAGCCGTTGGCGATGATGTGCAAGTGGGTGGAACCGTTGCAGAGTTTCGTTCCGGTGGCGCTAACAGCACCAACCTTACCGTTACCCAACTGACCAGCCCATTGATTAGCCGTCTCTCTAGCGGTAATGCATTGCCCACTGCAACTATTCTAGGCACTGGTGGACGGGCGATTCCCAACACTGTGATTGAAGATGATGCTAGTGGAAGTGTTGAAACAACTGGGACGTTTGACCCTGCTAATGATGGCATTGACTTCTATGAAAGTCTCGAAGGAATGCTGGTGCAGGTCAACAATGCAACTGCTGTCAGCCCCACAAGCGATTTTGGCGAGATTTGGGTACTAGCCGACAACGGCGCAGGGGCAACGGGTGTGAACAGCCGGGGTGGTATCACCATCAGTCAGGGTGATTTTAATCCAGAGCGCATTCAGATTGACGATACATTGATTAGTGCTGAACCAACAGTGAATGTTGGCGACAAGCTCGGCACCGTAGTCGGCGTAATTGACTACAGCTTTGGCAACTTTGAACTGCTGAACACTACGCCGTTGACAGCCACGGCTGGTGGATTGCAGAGGGAAGTCACGGATTTGGTGGGCAATAGCGACCAACTCACCGTTGCTACCTTTAACGTTGAAAATCTTGACCCCAGCGATGGCGCAACTAAGTTTAATGCGCTTGCTGCCGCGATCGTCAACAACCTTAAATCTCCTGACATCATCACTGTTGAAGAAATTCAGGACAATAACGGTGCTGTCAACGATTCAATCGTGGATGCCAGCGTCACGTTCCAAACGTTAATTAATGCGATCGCCGCGCAGGGAGGTCCGACCTACGAGTTCCGTCAAATTAACCCAGTAGACGATCGCGATGGCGGTGAACCGGGCGGTAATATTCGCGTTGGCTTCCTGTTCAATTCATCTCGCGTTAGCTTTGTCGATCGTCCCGGTGGTACCTCAACCTCTGACACAACAGTAGTCAACGCGAGCGGTACTCCTGAATTGTCTGCTAGCCCCGGTCGGATCGATCCGACAAATTCTGCTTTCAACAGCAGCCGCAAGCCACTCGTAGGTGAGTTTGTCTTCAACGGTCAGACGGTGTTTGTGATCGGGAATCACTTCAACTCCAAGGGTGGCGATCAGCCACTATTCGGCGTGTCTCAGCCACCGCTCCTAAGCAGCGAAGTCCAGCGCGAACAACAAGCTACTATTGTCCGCGACTTTGTTCAGAATTTGTTGGCTGTGAATCCGAATGCGAATGTGGTTGTGGCGGGTGACTTGAACGATTTTCAGTTTTCCGATCCGGTTAACATTCTTGAAGGGGCGGGATTGACGACGTTGATCGAGAAACTGCCTTATGAGGAACAGTACACGTACAACTTTGAGGGCAATGCTCAGGCACTTGACCACATCATGGTTAGTGATAACCTAGTGAGTCAATTCGCAGGGTTTGATGTGGTTCACATCAATTCTGAGTTCGCTGACCAAATCAGTGACCATGACCCCAGCATTGCCCGCTTCAACCTTCCTTTACCGACTATCAGCATTACTGCGAGTGGCAATCCAGCGGAAGCAGAAAGTATCCCTGGCACATTCACGCTCAGTCGTGGAACTAGCACGAGTGGCGATCTGGTGGTCAACTTCGCCGTCAACGGTTCTGCGAGCTTTGGAAGTGACTACAGCATAACCGGAGCAGACTTCACCAATGGTACAGCGACAATTCTTAACGGGCAGAGTAGTGTCACTGTCACCCTACTTCCGATCGATGATGCCATTGCAGAACCCGTTGAAACGATTCAACTGACGCTGACCGCAAGCAGTAAATATAAGCTGGGTAACAATGCGATCGCTAACCTGGCGATCGCTGACAACGATTTCAACCCGATTAATGGCACCAATAAACCCGACAACATTACGGGCACCGACGCCAACGATCGTGTTAAAAGCGGTAACGGTGATGATGTTGTTAATGGGGGTGTCGGAGACGATGCCATCGAAGGTGAGAACGGAGATGACACCCTCAAGGGCGGTGTTGGTCGAGATACTCTCAATGGCGGTCGAGGCAACGACTTGCTTATTGGTGGTGCGGATCAAGACATCCTTATAGGGGGTCAAGGAAGTGATGTCTTCCGCTTTGAGTCTGTTGCAGATCTAGGCGACACGATTAGTGATTTCAGTGTAAATTCCGATCGCATTGATGTTTCGCAGCTTCTAAGCAGCGTTAACTACGGTGGCTGCAATCCTTTTGCTGATAATTATTTGAATTATAAGCAGTTGGATGGCGGTAAAACGATTGTTTTGTTCGATCGAGACGGTGGCGAAAATAGCTTTGAATTTGAATCCTTAGCGACTCTCGAAGGTGTCACCGATATCAATAAAAACGGTTTCATTATCTGA
- a CDS encoding adenylate/guanylate cyclase domain-containing protein yields the protein MINNQTNPSKREILVVDDTPDNVRLLSTMLTEQGYNVRKALSGQMALMSVQTVLPDLILLDINMAGLNGYEVCTQLKADAQTRDVPVIFISALDDVWDKVKAFSVGGVDYITKPFQREEVIARVENQLRLRSLALQLREQNERLQQEIGDRIKAEESMRLLVEREKLLSQISQRIRQSLDLEEILSRTVCEVRQFLQTDRVVIYQLKPDGSGAIAQESVSKEELSVINRTVYDPCFNKSYIEKYIKGHILTVEDIYTAGITPCHVEFLAQFQVRANLVVPILQTAPERLSVNAEDAVIDANTELQNCSLYGLLIAHHCSAARHWQPEEIDLLKELSTQIGIAVQQGELYQQLYQAEQRYHSIVENAIAGIFQSTPEGKYLSANPALANLYGYNSPEELLSSLQNIWEQLYVDPNRHREFIEAMEADNAVVGFESQVYRKDGSIIWILENTRAVRDSKGALLYYEGTVSDITERKLIAEALRLQQEQSENLLLNILPSSIAERLKQKQSIIADNFEAVSVMFADIVGFTEMSSRKSPAELVQILNVIFSKFDQLAEQYGLEKIKTIGDAYMVVGGLPTPRTDHAEAIALMALDIQAEIKRLNILTGEAFNLRIGIHSGPVVAGVIGIKKFIYDLWGDTVNIASRMESQGIIGEIQVTATTYDLLQDKYEFAKRGVIPIKGRGRMTTYLLLEKK from the coding sequence ATGATTAACAATCAAACTAACCCGAGCAAACGGGAAATTCTAGTTGTTGATGATACACCCGACAACGTGCGCCTTTTATCAACAATGTTGACCGAGCAGGGGTACAACGTTCGGAAGGCTCTTTCGGGGCAGATGGCATTGATGTCAGTGCAGACAGTGCTGCCAGATCTGATTTTGCTAGATATTAATATGGCGGGTCTGAATGGCTATGAAGTTTGTACTCAGTTAAAAGCAGATGCACAAACTCGTGACGTTCCGGTGATTTTTATCAGCGCTCTGGATGATGTATGGGATAAGGTAAAAGCTTTTAGTGTTGGTGGCGTAGATTACATTACCAAGCCTTTTCAGAGAGAAGAAGTTATAGCTCGTGTTGAGAATCAATTAAGGCTTCGTTCGCTCGCCTTACAGCTCCGAGAGCAAAATGAAAGGCTACAACAAGAAATTGGCGATCGCATTAAAGCTGAAGAATCGATGCGGTTGTTAGTCGAGCGAGAAAAATTGCTGAGTCAAATCTCTCAAAGAATTAGACAATCGCTTGATTTAGAAGAAATTCTCAGCCGAACAGTGTGCGAAGTGCGACAATTTCTCCAAACCGATCGGGTGGTAATTTATCAGCTTAAACCGGACGGGAGTGGAGCGATCGCGCAAGAATCTGTTTCTAAAGAGGAGCTATCAGTTATAAATAGAACGGTCTACGACCCCTGTTTTAACAAAAGTTACATTGAAAAGTATATTAAAGGTCACATTCTAACGGTTGAAGATATTTATACAGCAGGGATTACGCCATGCCACGTCGAATTTTTAGCTCAATTTCAAGTCCGCGCTAACTTAGTTGTTCCTATCTTGCAAACCGCGCCGGAACGATTAAGTGTGAACGCTGAAGATGCAGTAATCGATGCAAATACAGAACTGCAAAATTGCAGTTTGTACGGTTTACTTATCGCTCACCACTGTAGCGCAGCGCGACACTGGCAGCCAGAGGAAATAGATCTCCTTAAAGAATTATCAACGCAAATAGGAATTGCTGTACAGCAAGGAGAACTTTATCAACAGCTATATCAGGCTGAACAACGATATCACAGCATTGTAGAAAACGCGATCGCGGGTATTTTTCAATCCACACCAGAGGGAAAATACCTCAGCGCTAATCCCGCTCTGGCAAATTTATATGGTTACAACTCACCCGAAGAACTACTATCAAGTTTGCAAAACATCTGGGAGCAACTTTATGTAGACCCTAACCGCCACCGCGAGTTTATAGAGGCGATGGAAGCTGACAATGCTGTTGTTGGATTTGAGTCTCAAGTCTATCGTAAAGACGGCAGTATTATCTGGATTTTGGAAAATACCCGTGCTGTACGTGATTCAAAGGGAGCGCTGCTGTACTACGAAGGTACGGTTTCTGACATTACCGAGCGCAAGCTAATCGCAGAAGCACTGCGCTTGCAACAGGAACAAAGCGAAAACTTACTTCTAAATATATTACCAAGCTCTATTGCCGAGCGATTGAAACAAAAGCAAAGTATCATTGCTGACAACTTTGAGGCTGTTAGCGTGATGTTTGCTGACATCGTTGGCTTTACCGAGATGTCCTCGCGAAAATCTCCCGCCGAGCTAGTTCAAATTCTAAATGTTATTTTCTCAAAATTTGACCAGCTTGCCGAACAGTATGGATTGGAGAAAATAAAGACAATTGGTGATGCATATATGGTGGTGGGGGGTTTGCCAACACCACGAACAGATCATGCCGAAGCGATCGCTCTAATGGCACTTGACATACAAGCAGAAATTAAAAGGCTAAATATTTTAACAGGTGAAGCTTTTAATCTCAGGATTGGTATCCACTCAGGTCCAGTTGTTGCAGGTGTAATTGGCATCAAAAAGTTCATCTACGATTTGTGGGGAGATACAGTTAATATTGCTAGTCGTATGGAATCTCAGGGGATAATTGGCGAAATTCAAGTAACAGCGACAACTTATGATTTATTGCAGGATAAGTATGAATTTGCGAAACGAGGCGTTATTCCTATTAAAGGTAGAGGAAGAATGACTACCTATCTGCTTTTAGAGAAAAAATGA
- a CDS encoding PAS domain S-box protein, whose protein sequence is MKKPVIICVDDESTIVESLEIQLKKYCTNEYLIETASDGEEALELIEELLADEYEISLVIADCIMPKMQGDELLIRIHALTPETFKVMLTGQANIEAVVNAINGANLYRYLTKPWQDEDLKLTVQEALRSYFQDKQLAEQNAKLAEYNQNLEQVVKIRTEELEEKNRQVIASEKKYRDLVETSQDTIWSVDALGRYTFVNQAVKQMYGYEPVEMLGRRFADFMTPEQYAKDLEVFQQILEGEPLFQYETTHVAKDGRRIHLLFNAIALRDDEGNIIGTTGTASDITKRKQTQEALLASEKKYRALVEASQDIIWSVDALGRYTFVNQAVKQIYGYEPEEMLGRQFAEFEPPEQIIRDLETFKRLLEGESVVQYESTQLAKDGRQIYLMFNAIALRDDKGNVIGTTGTASDITKRKQTEEALRERESMLSQITNTMPGAVYQFMLTAQGQKKYPFISEGAYELLGYTAEQLMQDYALQWNQILLEDRERLEESVNTSAQQHQPWFEEFRINHTNGQVRWIQGHSLPGEPLPDGTLIWTGTLIDITDRKQREEALRLIVEGTASKTGDEFFRSCVRYLAKLLHIRYALVTEWADLAKTKLRTLAFWTGDDFGENFEYYIANTPCRNVIEGTTCYYPQSVQTLFPSYGNLVTLGAQSYIGIPLINTSGNILGHLAVMDIKPIVNASSSGGIPSEHLYILKIFAARTAAELERKLAEDALKRTAFAADAANRAKTEFLSRMSHELRTPLNAILGFTQVMNRNPSLPTEAHEQLGIISRSGEHLLELINDILQMAKIDSGKVTLNETSFDLYYMLEAFKEMFQLKAKIKGIKLIFDKTPDVPQYVQTDESKLRQILINLLENAIKFTEAGEVTLRLRVEQGSDRAPLRLLFQVEDTGSGIAPEEMHLLFKPFEQTETGRKSQQGTGLGLPLSQQFVQLMGGDITVSSTLGKGTIFQFYVPLCLAQSHEVSTPQETRRVIGLAPDQPKYRILIVDNVQSSCLLLVKMLTSVGFDVREASNGVEAIALWESYSPHLIFIDMVMPVMDGYEATCQIKAREQASRGAGEQGSLSLQNQKSKTENQKTVIIALTANAFEEERAVIMSAGCDDFASEPLQEETIFSKIAQHLEVRYIYEEPPAINLEVKPQDEESRSDRSVEVYLSQMPDEWVTQLYQAAAVGSDCQILQLIEQIPSTHAPLRHTLIDWVNDFLFERVIDLIKQVKE, encoded by the coding sequence ATGAAAAAGCCTGTAATCATTTGTGTGGACGATGAATCAACAATAGTTGAAAGCCTGGAAATTCAGCTAAAAAAATATTGCACTAATGAATACCTCATTGAAACTGCCAGTGATGGCGAAGAAGCTTTAGAACTAATTGAAGAATTGCTAGCCGATGAATATGAAATTTCGCTAGTAATTGCTGATTGTATTATGCCCAAAATGCAAGGTGATGAATTATTAATTCGTATCCATGCACTTACGCCTGAAACATTCAAAGTTATGCTAACAGGGCAAGCTAATATTGAAGCCGTAGTAAATGCAATTAATGGGGCAAATTTATATCGTTACCTCACTAAACCTTGGCAGGATGAGGATCTAAAGTTGACAGTCCAAGAAGCACTACGCAGTTATTTTCAGGATAAACAGCTTGCGGAACAAAATGCAAAATTAGCAGAATACAATCAAAACTTAGAACAAGTAGTTAAAATTCGTACTGAGGAATTAGAAGAAAAAAATAGACAGGTTATTGCGAGTGAAAAAAAGTATCGAGATCTAGTTGAAACATCGCAGGACACAATTTGGTCGGTAGATGCCCTTGGGCGTTACACATTCGTCAATCAGGCTGTTAAGCAGATGTACGGCTACGAACCTGTTGAAATGCTGGGGCGGCGTTTTGCAGATTTCATGACGCCGGAACAATATGCTAAAGATTTAGAGGTTTTCCAACAGATTCTGGAAGGAGAACCGTTATTCCAGTATGAGACAACCCATGTAGCTAAAGATGGCAGACGGATTCATCTGCTATTTAATGCGATCGCCTTGCGAGATGACGAGGGAAATATCATTGGCACAACTGGTACAGCCTCAGATATTACCAAGCGCAAACAGACACAAGAAGCGCTTTTGGCGAGTGAAAAAAAGTATCGTGCCTTAGTAGAAGCCTCCCAGGACATAATCTGGTCGGTCGATGCCCTTGGGCGTTATACATTTGTCAACCAGGCTGTTAAACAGATTTACGGCTACGAACCCGAAGAAATGCTTGGTCGGCAGTTTGCAGAGTTCGAGCCACCCGAACAAATTATCCGAGATTTAGAGACATTCAAGCGTCTTCTAGAGGGAGAATCTGTAGTCCAGTATGAAAGTACGCAACTCGCAAAAGATGGCCGACAAATTTATCTGATGTTTAATGCGATCGCGCTGCGGGACGACAAGGGAAATGTCATTGGAACAACTGGCACAGCCTCAGATATTACCAAACGCAAGCAAACAGAAGAGGCGTTGCGCGAAAGAGAGTCGATGTTGAGCCAAATTACTAACACAATGCCGGGTGCAGTTTATCAATTTATGCTAACTGCCCAAGGCCAAAAAAAGTATCCCTTTATCAGCGAAGGCGCTTACGAACTCCTGGGATATACCGCAGAACAGTTAATGCAAGATTATGCATTGCAGTGGAACCAAATTCTTCTAGAAGACCGCGAGAGGTTGGAGGAATCAGTTAATACTTCTGCCCAGCAACATCAGCCCTGGTTTGAAGAATTTCGCATCAATCACACCAACGGGCAAGTCCGGTGGATTCAAGGTCACTCCTTGCCAGGAGAACCGCTACCGGATGGTACTCTAATTTGGACGGGTACTCTAATCGACATTACAGATCGCAAGCAAAGGGAAGAAGCACTGCGATTAATTGTCGAGGGGACAGCATCAAAAACTGGCGATGAATTCTTTCGCTCCTGCGTTCGTTATCTAGCTAAGTTATTACATATTCGCTACGCACTGGTTACGGAGTGGGCAGATCTAGCCAAAACCAAACTGCGTACTCTGGCATTTTGGACAGGCGATGACTTCGGTGAAAACTTCGAGTACTACATAGCTAACACTCCGTGTCGCAATGTTATCGAAGGGACGACGTGCTACTACCCACAAAGCGTACAAACCCTCTTTCCTAGCTATGGAAATTTAGTAACGCTGGGCGCACAAAGCTACATAGGCATCCCGTTGATTAACACTTCCGGGAACATATTAGGCCATTTGGCGGTGATGGACATCAAGCCAATAGTCAACGCTTCATCCAGTGGAGGCATCCCCTCAGAACACCTCTACATTTTAAAAATTTTCGCAGCGAGAACAGCAGCCGAACTAGAGCGCAAATTGGCAGAAGATGCCCTCAAACGAACTGCTTTTGCCGCTGATGCTGCCAACCGCGCCAAAACCGAATTTCTCTCCAGGATGAGCCACGAACTGCGTACCCCCCTCAACGCTATCCTCGGCTTTACCCAGGTGATGAACCGCAATCCATCCCTCCCTACTGAAGCGCATGAACAATTGGGAATCATCAGTCGCAGTGGCGAGCATTTACTCGAATTGATCAACGACATTTTGCAAATGGCGAAAATTGATTCAGGCAAGGTAACGCTGAATGAAACTAGCTTTGACCTTTATTATATGCTTGAAGCTTTCAAAGAGATGTTTCAACTCAAAGCCAAAATTAAGGGCATCAAGCTAATTTTTGATAAAACACCAGATGTTCCACAATATGTGCAGACAGATGAAAGTAAGTTACGTCAAATCTTAATTAACCTCTTGGAAAATGCCATCAAATTTACAGAAGCAGGCGAGGTAACTTTGCGGTTGAGAGTTGAGCAGGGGAGCGATCGCGCCCCTCTGCGGTTGTTATTTCAAGTAGAAGACACTGGGTCTGGCATTGCTCCTGAAGAAATGCACCTTTTATTTAAACCCTTTGAACAAACTGAAACGGGTCGAAAATCTCAGCAAGGAACCGGGTTGGGATTACCCCTCAGTCAACAATTTGTACAACTTATGGGAGGAGATATTACCGTTAGCAGTACTTTGGGGAAAGGAACAATTTTTCAATTTTATGTCCCGCTTTGTCTGGCTCAGTCGCACGAAGTTAGCACACCCCAGGAAACGCGACGAGTTATTGGTTTAGCACCTGACCAGCCCAAATATCGCATCCTTATCGTTGATAATGTCCAATCGAGTTGCCTGCTGCTGGTTAAAATGCTGACATCGGTAGGATTTGATGTGCGCGAGGCTAGCAATGGTGTAGAAGCAATTGCTTTATGGGAGAGCTACTCACCCCACCTAATTTTCATTGATATGGTGATGCCCGTAATGGACGGGTATGAAGCCACTTGCCAGATTAAGGCGAGGGAGCAGGCGAGTAGGGGAGCAGGCGAACAGGGGAGTTTATCACTCCAAAATCAAAAATCTAAAACCGAGAATCAAAAAACTGTGATTATTGCCCTGACTGCAAACGCCTTTGAGGAAGAAAGAGCCGTTATTATGTCGGCAGGCTGCGACGATTTTGCGAGCGAGCCTTTGCAAGAGGAGACTATTTTTTCAAAAATAGCTCAACACCTGGAGGTGCGCTATATCTATGAAGAACCGCCAGCCATAAATTTGGAGGTCAAACCACAGGATGAGGAAAGTCGGAGCGATCGCTCTGTTGAGGTTTACTTGTCTCAAATGCCTGACGAGTGGGTGACACAACTATATCAAGCGGCTGCTGTAGGCTCAGATTGTCAGATTCTTCAGCTAATTGAACAAATCCCGTCTACCCATGCTCCTTTGCGTCATACCTTGATAGATTGGGTGAATGACTTTCTTTTTGAGCGAGTCATAGATTTAATTAAACAAGTTAAAGAATAG
- a CDS encoding NTP transferase domain-containing protein: MQVKHFPVGVVILAAGASTRMGTPKQLLSYRGRSFLANAVEVAIASMCRPLVVVLGAYAELLQHEVNHPEVQVVENLQWNEGMSTSIRCGIKMLEAAPEEIEAAVLMLCDQPFVSPEVINQLVEAYYLMGKPIVASEYAGTRGVPALFSSSFFSELANLKSSEGAKQVIKRCDRNVLSISFAKGAIDIDTPKDYELLQFTSD, translated from the coding sequence ATGCAAGTAAAGCATTTTCCTGTTGGTGTTGTAATTTTAGCTGCGGGCGCTTCAACTCGCATGGGTACTCCTAAACAATTGTTGTCTTATCGCGGGCGCAGTTTTCTAGCTAATGCTGTAGAAGTTGCTATTGCTTCAATGTGTCGTCCGCTTGTGGTTGTGCTGGGAGCTTATGCGGAATTATTGCAACACGAGGTTAATCACCCGGAAGTGCAGGTAGTAGAAAATTTGCAATGGAATGAGGGGATGTCTACTTCGATTCGTTGCGGTATTAAAATGTTAGAAGCTGCGCCAGAGGAAATAGAAGCAGCCGTATTGATGCTTTGCGATCAACCGTTTGTCTCTCCTGAAGTTATTAATCAACTGGTTGAGGCTTATTATCTTATGGGTAAACCCATTGTTGCGTCTGAGTATGCAGGAACGCGAGGCGTACCAGCTTTATTTAGTAGCAGTTTTTTTTCAGAGCTGGCTAACCTCAAGAGTAGTGAAGGAGCAAAACAAGTAATTAAAAGATGCGATCGCAACGTTCTTTCTATTTCTTTTGCCAAAGGTGCTATCGACATTGACACACCAAAAGATTATGAACTACTGCAATTTACAAGCGATTAG